The Aerosakkonema funiforme FACHB-1375 genome includes the window CAATCCTGCTTTGACATTTCCTCTCGCTTTCTTGGGTATTGCCTCAATTATTTGTTTCGGTTCTGGATTGGGTTTATTATTAGCTCCTTGGAATGCTTTAAGTAAAGATTTAGAAAATGTCATGCAGTTTTTCCCTTGGTTTATATTTCTTGTAACTCCTGTATTTGTGATTATAAAACCAGGGAATTGGCTTTATTATTTACAGCAATTTAATCCTCTCACTTATATATTTGAAGGGACAAGATTTTTAGCTTATGGTGTGGGTACAGTCAATAGTTTAGCGTTATTCATATTACTACCTTTAACTGTAATCTTACTTTTAGTAAGCTGGTTATTTTGTCGTTTATGTTTACCTTATATAATCGAGCGATCGCTAACTTAAATTTCACTAACTTAAATTATGGGAAAAATACTGTTAGAAACAAAGCATTTATCAAAACGATTTTGTCGCGATCCCAAGTTATCACTCCGTTATACAATTGCAGATATTTTTTGGGAATTTCGCCGCAAACCCGAAGGAGAAAATCGTCTCCGTTCTGGTGAATTTTGGTCTGTTTATGATGTCAATTTACAACTGAGAGCAGGTGAGGTACTGGGTTTAATTGGTCATAATGGTGCTGGAAAAAGCACATTAATTAACTTAATTATGGGAATTTTACGCCCCACTCTAGGTCAGGTTAGATGGTATACCAATCGAGTGATTATGATAGATAGCCAAGCTGGATTAAATTCCCTTCAAACAGGGCGAGAAAATATATATAATCTATTATCAATGTATGGAGTAGGTGAAAACCTAATCAAAAATAAGATTAATGATATTATTGACTATTCAGGTATTCAAACCTTTATTGATGCTCCTGTAGGTACATACAGTACAGGGATGCGATTAAGGTTAGCATTTTCTATTTATACTCAATTAAAACCAGATGTTTTTATCATAGATGAAGCATTAGGAGGAGGCGATATTCGCTTTCAGCAAAGGTTTCAAAATTATCTGAGAGATTATATTCAAGATGGTGGTTCCATATTGGTCGTTTCCCATGAAATGTATCAGATAAAGTCACTTTGTCACCGGGTCATTCTTTTTAATCAGGGACAAGTTTATAATACTGGTCAACCTGATGAAATCATTTACACATATAATGAATTAATGTTAGCCAGAAAAAATAACTCAAATTCATCTGCACCAACAATTCAAATTGATCAATCTCCCCAACCAATAGATGAAGATTTAGTACCTGGAGAAAAATTGGGCTTAGTTG containing:
- a CDS encoding ABC transporter ATP-binding protein, coding for MGKILLETKHLSKRFCRDPKLSLRYTIADIFWEFRRKPEGENRLRSGEFWSVYDVNLQLRAGEVLGLIGHNGAGKSTLINLIMGILRPTLGQVRWYTNRVIMIDSQAGLNSLQTGRENIYNLLSMYGVGENLIKNKINDIIDYSGIQTFIDAPVGTYSTGMRLRLAFSIYTQLKPDVFIIDEALGGGDIRFQQRFQNYLRDYIQDGGSILVVSHEMYQIKSLCHRVILFNQGQVYNTGQPDEIIYTYNELMLARKNNSNSSAPTIQIDQSPQPIDEDLVPGEKLGLVEIEEVEVTAVDGKEITSGSKVKFQMTCNSQLDDYAVIIAFSVGTDELFPMGMMMGKYGEEYYKLKKGQNQFCCFVDKLPLLPGKYQLKISIIENDIYDTLALKGYQDKPVYFEVKGYNDLQLNFARSYKYLFYIPTKWE